The proteins below come from a single Serratia fonticola genomic window:
- a CDS encoding phosphoglycolate phosphatase, translating into MADFSAIRGLAFDLDGTLVDSAPGLAAAIDMALAEMGLPQAGEARVGTWIGNGADVLVQRALRWAEVEATPELCLQMRQRFDHFYGQTVESGSRLFPLVIETLAQLAKLGYPLALVTNKPTPFVAPLLTSLGIIDFFSLIIGGDDVVEKKPHPAPLYLVFGKLGLRAGEVLFVGDSRNDIQAAQAAGCPSVGLTYGYNYGEAIALSHPDRVLERFADLLPALGLSSLEDREI; encoded by the coding sequence ATGGCTGATTTTAGCGCTATCCGTGGTCTGGCCTTCGATCTCGATGGCACGCTGGTAGACAGTGCACCGGGATTGGCGGCGGCCATCGATATGGCGTTGGCTGAAATGGGTCTGCCGCAGGCCGGTGAGGCCCGTGTTGGCACCTGGATTGGTAACGGTGCCGATGTGCTGGTCCAGCGTGCGCTGCGCTGGGCAGAGGTGGAAGCCACGCCAGAGCTGTGCCTGCAAATGCGTCAACGTTTCGACCATTTCTATGGGCAAACCGTAGAAAGCGGCAGCCGCCTGTTTCCACTGGTAATAGAGACGCTGGCCCAGTTGGCCAAGCTTGGCTACCCGCTAGCGCTGGTCACCAACAAACCGACACCCTTTGTGGCCCCTTTGCTGACGTCGCTCGGCATTATCGACTTTTTCTCGCTGATTATCGGCGGTGACGACGTGGTGGAGAAAAAGCCACATCCTGCCCCGCTGTATCTGGTGTTCGGCAAGCTTGGCCTGCGGGCCGGTGAAGTGCTGTTCGTCGGTGATTCACGCAATGATATTCAGGCGGCGCAGGCGGCAGGTTGCCCGAGCGTCGGTCTGACTTACGGATATAACTACGGTGAAGCGATCGCTCTGAGCCACCCCGACCGCGTGTTGGAGCGCTTCGCCGATTTGTTGCCCGCACTTGGGCTGTCATCTTTAGAAGATCGGGAAATTTAA
- the rpe gene encoding ribulose-phosphate 3-epimerase — MKKFLIAPSILSADFARLGEDTAKVLAAGADVVHFDVMDNHYVPNLTIGPMVCEALRNYGITAPIDVHLMVKPVDRIVPDFAKAGATYISFHPEASEHVDRTIQLIKENGCKAGLVFNPATPLSYLDYVMDKIDVILLMSVNPGFGGQSFIHGTLDKLRQVRKLIDESGRDIRLEVDGGVKVDNIAEIAAAGADMFVAGSAIFGKPDYRAVIDQMRSELAKVSHG, encoded by the coding sequence ATGAAAAAGTTTTTGATTGCCCCGTCCATTCTGTCTGCAGATTTTGCCCGCCTGGGTGAAGATACTGCCAAAGTGTTGGCCGCCGGTGCTGACGTGGTGCATTTTGACGTGATGGATAACCACTACGTGCCTAATCTGACGATCGGGCCAATGGTGTGCGAAGCCTTGCGCAATTACGGCATTACCGCACCGATTGACGTCCATCTGATGGTAAAACCGGTCGATCGCATCGTGCCGGACTTTGCCAAGGCTGGGGCAACCTACATCTCTTTCCATCCCGAAGCTTCCGAACACGTTGACCGTACCATCCAACTGATCAAAGAGAACGGCTGCAAGGCGGGCCTGGTGTTTAACCCTGCGACCCCGTTGAGCTATCTCGATTACGTGATGGACAAGATCGACGTGATCCTGCTGATGTCGGTCAACCCTGGTTTTGGTGGTCAATCCTTTATCCATGGCACGTTAGACAAGCTGCGTCAGGTTCGCAAACTGATCGACGAAAGCGGCCGCGACATTCGCCTGGAAGTGGACGGCGGCGTGAAGGTAGACAACATTGCTGAGATCGCTGCAGCGGGCGCGGACATGTTCGTGGCAGGCTCGGCCATCTTTGGCAAACCGGATTACCGCGCGGTGATCGATCAGATGCGCAGCGAGCTGGCAAAGGTGAGTCATGGCTGA
- the dam gene encoding adenine-specific DNA-methyltransferase, whose amino-acid sequence MKKNRAFLKWAGGKYPLIDEIRRHLPEGNCLIEPFVGAGSVFLNTEYEAYILADINSDLISLYNIVKLRTSDFVRDARLLFTDEFNNSEQFYLLREEFNTTADEYRRALLFLYLNRHCYNGLCRYNLRGEFNVPFGRYKKPYFPEEELYWFAEKSRNATFVCEHYHDTMVKATQGAVVYCDPPYAPLSATANFTAYHTNSFSLADQQGLARIAHQLSVESHVPVLISNHDTELTRDWYQHASLHVVKARRTISRNILGRSKVNELLALYKKAE is encoded by the coding sequence ATGAAGAAAAACCGCGCTTTTTTAAAATGGGCTGGTGGAAAATACCCGCTGATAGACGAGATCCGTCGTCATTTACCAGAGGGTAACTGCTTAATCGAGCCCTTCGTGGGCGCGGGTTCAGTCTTCCTGAACACAGAGTACGAGGCTTATATTCTCGCCGATATCAACAGCGACCTTATCAGCCTGTATAACATCGTTAAGCTGCGCACGAGTGATTTCGTGCGCGATGCCCGCTTGCTTTTCACCGACGAATTCAATAACTCAGAGCAGTTCTACCTGCTGCGCGAAGAGTTCAACACCACTGCCGATGAGTATCGGCGTGCGCTGCTGTTCCTGTATCTGAACCGCCACTGCTATAACGGCCTGTGCCGCTATAACCTGCGTGGTGAGTTCAATGTGCCGTTTGGGCGTTACAAGAAGCCCTACTTCCCGGAAGAAGAGCTGTATTGGTTTGCTGAAAAATCACGCAATGCCACTTTTGTCTGCGAGCACTATCACGATACCATGGTGAAGGCGACCCAAGGTGCGGTGGTCTATTGCGATCCGCCATATGCTCCTCTGTCGGCAACGGCGAATTTTACCGCTTATCACACCAACAGCTTTAGCCTGGCCGATCAGCAAGGGCTGGCGCGCATAGCGCATCAGCTGTCGGTGGAAAGCCACGTGCCGGTGTTGATTTCCAACCATGACACCGAGCTGACGCGTGACTGGTATCAGCATGCTTCGCTGCATGTGGTGAAGGCTCGTCGCACCATCAGCCGCAATATTTTAGGCCGCAGTAAAGTGAACGAACTTCTGGCGCTGTATAAAAAAGCTGAATAA